From one Musa acuminata AAA Group cultivar baxijiao chromosome BXJ2-6, Cavendish_Baxijiao_AAA, whole genome shotgun sequence genomic stretch:
- the LOC135614284 gene encoding uncharacterized vacuolar membrane protein YML018C-like, with translation MASWRYKAGLFLILAVVVIWVTSAEVTQGIFTDYKQPFAVTYLGASLMVVYLPVAFIKDWICNLLRKHSSRSGRSTQIVSKQSSGSPLKNSGIQKMVEMESQSLLTRKDSEVDLSAQEEEQSFISEIRDEVGAEVLKERRSFTTKEVIIYGFYLAPIWFVTEYLSNAALARTSVASTTVLSSTSGLFTLFVGVLLRQDSLNMAKVVAVFVSMAGVVMTTLGKTWAADESQMSTASNGKRSLAGDLFGLLSAMTYGLFTVLLKKFAGEEGEGVDVQKLFGYVGLFTLVALWWLVWPLTALGIEPKFTIPHSAKMEEVVLANGFVGSVLSDYFWALCVVWTTPLVATLGMSLTIPLAMVADMVIHGRHYSAVYILGSAQVFAGFVIATLSDRLSRFLGF, from the exons ATGGCGAGCTGGAGGTACAAGGCCGGTTTGTTTCTCATCCTGGCGGTGGTCGTCATTTGGGTCACCTCCGCCGAAGTCACGCAG GGTATATTTACAGACTACAAACAACCATTTGCTGTCACTTACTTGGGAGCCTCCCTTATGGTTGTTTACCTACCAGTAGCTTTCATCAAAGATTGGATATGTAAtttactgagaaaacattcttCTAGAAGTGGTAGAAGTACACAAATTGTCAGCAAACAATCATCTGGATCTCCTCTAAAGAATAGTGGGATTCAGAAGATGGTGGAAATGGAATCACAATCCCTTTTAACTAGAAAAGATAGCGAAGTTGACCTTTCTGCACAAGAAGAGGAACAATCATTCATTTCTGAGATCAGAGATGAAGTTGGTGCTGAAGTTCTGAAGGAAAGAAGATCATTCACTACTAAGGAGGTCATAATATATGGATTTTATCTTGCCCCTATTTGGTTCGTGACAGAG TATTTATCAAATGCAGCACTTGCAAGAACCAGTGTGGCAAGTACCACTGTGTTATCTTCAACTTCAGGGCTCTTTACTCTTTTTGTTGGTGTACTTCTGCGGCAAGACTCCTTAAACATGGCCAAAGTGGTTGCTGTTTTCGTTAGCATGGCTGGCGTTGTGATGACTACTCTTGGCAAGACTTGGGCAGCAGATGAGTCACAAATGAGCACCGCTAG TAATGGGAAGCGATCGCTTGCAGGGGATCTATTCGGTCTTCTTTCAGCGATGACATATGGTCTCTTTACTG tgcttctcaaaaagtttgcAGGAGAGGAAGGGGAAGGAGTTGATGTTCAAAAGCTGTTTGGATATGTTGGACTGTTTACACTTGTAGCTTTGTGGTGGCTTG TGTGGCCGTTGACTGCATTAGGGATCGAACCCAAGTTTACGATACCTCACTCTGCTAAAATGGAAGAAGTAGTGCTTGCTAATGGCTTTGTAGGAAGTGTACTCTCGGACTACTTCTG GGCATTGTGTGTTGTTTGGACCACACCTTTGGTAGCGACCTTAGGCATGTCGCTTACAATACCACTCGCCATGGTAGCTGATATGGTCATTCATGGTCGACATTATTCAGCAGTCTATATCCTTGGCTCAGCTCAG GTATTTGCTGGGTTTGTAATAGCTACTTTATCAGATCGATTATCCCGATTTTTGGGTTTCTAG